tttctgaaataaggTCCCATGGTGGTCCACCGGAAAGGGAGGCTCTCTAATCCAAACCACACCTTACTCCCACTTGGTGAAGGAGTGAACTCCATTTGAAGGCTCAATTCAAAACTGAAGCAataattttggaaaatattatataacaaaaatgttttggttcagAAAATGATATCACCTGCATCACTAGTGAAGCCGTTATAACTGATCCCATGTaggataatgtgcagtgaggcggtcattatggggaaaagaacactgACAGTGTGATCAGGGAGCTTGATCAGCCTGAATTGTCTCGCTTATTACACGgtcagatactaaacaaactaacgactcgaaTGCCAATagtaattgaaatgattttattgacttACAAATTCTGATCATTCCATTTGGTAGTGGACTACTTAAACCtttgagaaaacacattttcccaccTCAGGCATAAAATCCCAATAGTTTTTAATTAGGAATTTTCATAGTTTTGAGTTCAACCCCGTCACTGACAACTTGGACTCTGTGTGGCTATGATTCGAAAAGATATTCAAGATAAATCTTGTTGAACCTTAATAATCTGATGTCTCTTGTAAGAATGATTACAGACAGTTGACATTACAGTCTACCATTTGGTCATCtaagaaatgtcaaacaatcAACCTTGTCAAAAGTTCAACActgttataataaaaaatgtgacagGGTTGAAGTTTTTGACAAATAAGTAGCCATAAGTCCTTGTTTAGCTAGGATATATAGCACCACATGGAATTGAAAGACATCATCAAATTGTAATATTTAGCAAaactattgtttattttttcctaaacAATTGTTTGCTATCAATAATTCATATAACAGAGTTGAAATGTTGAGCTTGACAATCTCAATCTgacaatacaaaaatgaattataGGTTAGCAAAGATACTGACACTTACCTTTCTTTGCCACCTTTACTTCCAAAAGACTTTTGTGATGTCATTCCCCCAATGCAGATGTCAGATTGACTGATCCATTATTTAAATAGGGGGGTTAATAGTGTGGCGTGATGGGGTTGAAACAAACTGGGGGACGTGTGTCAATATTGCACTTTCATAGagaattcatgtattttttcagatttgttttggtaTCAGTTAAAGTAGACAAGCATATGATTATATAAGCAGCAACATTTTGGTAAAATTGgctatttgtatttgtttaatattcaaTGAAGATGCAATGACGCTTATTGAGGACATGCAAATATGTATGTTGCCTGCTACAAAGACAACCAATTCTTtcaaaaaaatgatatatatgtAATGCAAAACACCATGTTTCATTAAttcattgctttaaaatatattttgtagtttactttcatttaaaatctttGAAGTAAGCTTGGGGGACTAAAAGGGCACCCAATTCAGAGAATCATCCAGCACATAGCAAAGAGTGACTGAGTGCATTGCCTAAAATAGAACTGTGGCTGTTGAGAAAACATCCGTGGGTGCAGCACTGCAGCAACTGCAAGCCCACCCCTCCCTTCTCCCCTGATTCTTGTAAACCACGTGATCTAAAGGAAACTGTACCAAACCAGAATCCAACAACTATACTGGAATATACTATACTTCACATTCAAACCATGTAATATGGTGATGTCAACTCACGAGAAAGTGTGCTTACGTTAAAAAATCAAATTcagattatatttaaaaaatgggttTTAGAGGTCTGCTCGTGGATCTGCCACAGACTAAATGCATTCAGTCATTGAGTTGTGACTAAGTGTACTATTGTCATTTGAGAATTACTAAAGAGAAAGCAACTTTTCTTTAAGAGGTCAGTAAACATTAAGATGTACATTTATAAATGGCAATTCCTTTAACACTGGTGGTGTGCTGAAAATGAAAGTGAAGGTGAGCTGTGGTTATCATATAAAAGAGACGTTCCTGTGTAGCTGAAAGACACTTTGCTGAGAGGCACATAACTGGAGGTGAggatttccttttatttctcaATTGAATATATTGTTGTTATGCTATCATCCTTTTGATGATAGTTATCCTTTTAGTGCAGTAGAGTTATAGAGAtagttactgtatgtgtgtttaatcTCAAACCTTTAATGCTTTGTAGAGCTGCACTtgaaaaagatacaaaataaatgtcaatttatatttctgtagctctggctgtttatttatttgctttgatttaatctctttataacatttacaaaaacgaTGCTTGTTTGTAGTGAGCAAGATTCAATGAGAGATATTGTGAAACATATAATTCTCTGGATAAATACACAATAAGTAATTTCACAAGAGATTGCCAGTTTAGTGATTCCCTTAGATGTCCGGGTCTTGGTTGGAAAATAGCCTGATCATAAGGGAGAGAACAGGGCACACAATGCATTACCGTATGGGGTCTTTTTCCCTGACTGCCCTCAAAGAGAGCAGCATTAACACTCACGTTTGGGGAtaagttaaataattaatttcacCTTCAATGACTGTTAGACGAAAGGTGCAGTAAACATAAACAGACTTACACAGTTGCACTGAAGTTATAGATGAActaaatatttcaagtctgttttaAAACTCCATAGACTTATTTAAAGGTCTTAAGATGACACTAAACTGTCACTAGCAAGGCAGCAGTACGCTTTATCACATACTGTAAACTCATAGGCAAGTACTGTGTTTGATGAGCGGGACATTTAACCTTTGATTGAAGTGAAAAATGAACgtaaaattgaaaataaatgttaagagtttttagttgtttattttagtaatTTTTAAATTGAACGACCTTTATACATCGTATATTTTCAATGGATTTAAGatattaataaatgataaaagtGTTCCTGTGCAGCACATTTCCGTCAGTATGAGAAGTTGCAAAACAAAGggatttataatattatatttaattataataataactacTTTACTACACATACTGAATGTTGTGAAATATTTGatctcaaatgttttattgacacATTCTTATTGAAGCCATGGGAGGCAGTGAATCAAAGACCCCCCCACCTGCACCTTTTCCAAAACGTAAGTAACTcaacattttctaaacattGCCTAATAGATCAAATCAGTCAAAATGAGACTCATGTATTACTGCAACATGTGCACTTTACTTTCAGTTCTGCCTCAAGAATGGAGGAAGGGGCCTTGGGGGTGAGTTCATTTTTCAGTGCGGTGTCTCTGTTTAGTGGCTTTTATTCAgataacactttttaaacattgaacCTGCACACTCCTTTGTTGAGATGTCCTCTGTTATGTGCTTTTCTCTATTTGTTGTCACTTCTTACAAACATGATGGTTTCTTTTCTTGAGTCTCAGTGACACCATTAAGCAAAACTGATAATAACTTGATCTAAACTATAGTTTAATGTTTTTCCAttgaacagaaacaaagagagagagttgCAGATTGTGAAGGACTACCAGCCTTCTACCGAGGATGTCCAGCTCAGGTTTATGCTTTACGGAGCTGTTGGTGCTGGCAAGTCCAGCTTCATCAACTCTGTGGAAAGTGTTTTACGAGGTGAAATATGTAGTCGTGCTGGCGTAGATGCGATGGTTCGTGAAAGCTACACCACAAGCGTAAGAATCCCTTTTCGGTGTTATCATGAATGTCTTACATTAAACAACTCTCTTAtctatcattttatttgactttactTCTAAGCAGGAGACATCTGCTACGGTGGTGCTGAAAgtcaaaacatacaaacatttcacaaGACACAacgacatttaaaaaacatgaagtattttttttatttggctcaGTAGTTAGAGCTGGTGCCCCATGTTCTGGGGCTCAGTCCCTGCTGAGGTAGATGAGTTTGACGAGTTTGAATCTGGCTTGTGGTCCTTTAACACGTGTCATCCCCTCTATTTCCCCCTTCAAAAACGTTACTCTCAAATAAACTGGATAATCTCCCCAACCAATgtaaaaaaatctgtgttttttttgctgtttcgatttttttaaatgtggatgTGTCTTGTCAAATGTACTTTCTTActttaatgttgttgtgtttacttCTAGTACTACCATGTCATTATAACAGCATTTCTTTGTCTTACAGTACAAAGCCTACAAAATCCAAAAAGGAGGACCAAGGACATATTACCCTTTTGTCTTCAATGACATCATGGGCCTTGAGAAGGATACAAGTAAAGGAGTTCGTGTGGAAGACATCAAACTGGCCATGAGGGGACACATGAAGGATGGTTACAAGGTACAACTGAATTCTTTAAACTTTATTTCTCTTGcataaaatgtaagaaacacAATCTAACACTGTGGTCATTTTCTACTATCAATATTATGGATTGAATGtatgaaatgtgaaatatggaAAACTAACAAGGCTCCATTAAAAACGATTGTATATATGTGCatgcaaattacatttttggataTAAGTTTAAATTGTTTTCCAGTTCAATCCTATCTCAACCTTGTCTGAGGATAACCAACACTACAAAAGAGACCCCTCTCTAAATGACAGAGTTCATGTTCTGGTCTGCGTCATCCCTGGCAGCATAGCAGGGTTGGAGGATGATTCTGTGAAGAAGTTGAGGGAAGTCAGACTTGCAGCCAGGGACATGGGTAAGGGTTAGgcttttataataatacatacaattatATATGATGTATTATACTGATAAATATTATGATACATAACatgtataatatttaaataaccggaccaacattatttttgactgaatcTGATTCTGCTCTGAATTGGCAGGGATTCCGGAAATTGCTATTCTCACCAAAATTGATGAAACCTGTCCAGAAGTCGGCAAGGATATAATGAACGTGTATAAAAGCAAGTACCTGAAGAAAAAGGTACGTTTCTGTTGGTAATTTAGTTTTAGACAGCGGTAATTCAAATTGgaatatcattttgttttacagtctAATATTGTAACAGATAAGTCTCCTTGGATCAGcacttgtatttattaaatgtcaaaTTCTTAAATGTAGATTGAGGAGGTGAGTGGCACGCTGGGATTTCCACCAAGCAGCATCTTTCCTGTGAAGAACTACCACTCAGAGATCGACACAAATGACGACATTGATACACTGATACTGAGCGCACTGAGACGGATGATTAAATCTGGAGAAGACTTTGTCAACGACCTGTAAAACTACAGACTGCTGAGATCTTGTTGTTACAACGACATGTAAAAAGGTCCTGGGAACAAGAATAATATTTACTTAAATGTAATGCGTCATATCTATTCTACAAAATATGGTATCTCTACCTGAGTGAGTAAATCTATGAAAATGCTTTACTTTTTCCATTATGAGTTCAGATAGGCAGTGTGCTACATAGTACGGCGGCAGGTACTTCCACTTTGCTCTCGGAGAAACGAAAATAGGAATCTGCCCGAAAATAGTGCCCTCAGCATCTGTATAGAATTATTTTGGATCTATGGCTAGTCCAAAACGGCTAAATATGTTGAACTGGGGCAAACTGGAAGGTTTTTCCAGCTGCTTTTCAACAGGaagctttcatttcaaatgtgacatacTCGACCTGCCTCAGATGTACattctttcaaaacaaaagacaaacaacgAAAACCAAAAGGATGTTAAAGCATATCAAGCTGTGTCAtcacacaaaacactacaaTGTAGATAACACCAAACAGGTTTCaagaagaaaatgaaattgAGCAGCGGTTGCAAAACAGTTTTTACCTGTCGAGTTGAAAGGCATTTGGGTGAGAGGCACACGAGTGAGGTGTAGTACAGTTATATGGATGTATAGTAGTTACTCTATGTATGTTATTATTCTTCTTTATCTCAAACCCGTAATGcattggaaaataataaatacttatAATCTCTTCACAACCTGAGAAATGCATGATTAAATGAAAGgtaatgtgaaatatttgttgAATGTAGCCTGATCACACGGGAGAGAACAGGACACAGAATGCATTATAGggtcttttttttccctgacTACCCTCAAAGAGAACAGCATTAACACTCAGGTTTTTCCTTTGTGTAAAAGAAAGAGATAAGTTAAATAGTGTATTTCACCTTCAATGACTGTTAGATGTAAGGTGCAGCAGACATGAACAGACTTACACAGTTGCACTGAAATTATAGATGAActaaatatttcaagtctgttttaAAACTCCATAGACTTATTTAAAGGTCTTAAGATGACACTAAACTGTCACTAGCAAGGCAGCAGTACGCTTGATCAAGTATATACTGTAAACTCATAAGCAAGTACTGTTTTGATGAGCGGGACATTTAACCTTTGATtgaagtgaaaaatgaaaataacatttctttttttcagtttttagttgtttattttagtacTTTTTGAATTGAACAAACTTTATTCATTGTATATTGTCTGAAGTAACAATTCAACAGactttaatatattaataaatgatataaagcTTTCCTCTGCAGCATGGATTTGTTTTTGGATTTGTTTCGGTCTAATTCGCCCCCACCTCGTTGGAAAGTGAAACTTGTTTAGATTAATGATAACATATTCTGTACCTTTCACTGATTACGGAGTATTTGTGATAATTGTAATAACCATTTTTAATGTAACCAGATAATAttcatcaaataataataacatcaatATTTTGTGTCAATAAAGACAACAGATCAGAGGCACTTTTGAGATTTGGAGCTCCTTCAGATCAATGCCGCTTCTCTTGTCTCTAAGTGTACATGGCTGCCCAAATTGGGGCCCGCGACCGATTAAATTTGGCCCGTGCCTTCTcgcactgtcccaccataaacgatcggaagctctcgttgaaaattatttattggcgcactaccaaataatgccataggatggcgctgttgagctccagtcagctcctagctacccgataacgcccaagaccagtgagtgagaggattcaaggatggagcgtagtaggctgtggcacacagacaaacgaaaattaaaaaaaacttgggaacaggactatttttttaccgaggtagattccaatgcagtgtgtctggtatgtaagcagagggtcgctgtttcaaaggaatacaacattcgccgtcactatctaactaagcatgcggctgagttcgcaaagtacactggagaacattgcaaggtcaagttagcagacttgctaacaaagctaaccacccagcagcgaactctacttcagccgtcgactgcacaagaaaatgccactcgggctagttatcgcattagcaatgcaatcgtgagaagtgggagagcttttgcagcgggtgatttcgtcaaggagtgtttgacaattgctgcccaagatgtgtgtccaaatcagatgcgtgtgttttctcaaattagcctgtcacggaacactgtcacccgccgcgttgaggacatggccgaagacgttcgaggtcagatagcccaaagagcaagtcacttttctgccttctccattgcgtgcgatgaaagcaccgacatgtccgactcagcacagttgctggtgtttttgcgaggcgtcaatgaggactttgaagtgtgtcaagaactagcgggccttgaaacattgaaagggacaacaaaaggtgtggatatttttatggcagtggagcgagttctggacaagaacggtttgaactgggaaaccctatctggcatcatgactgatggagcccccgccatggtcggtaagcgagcagggctaactgcacttgtgtcggacaaggtctccgagtttggtggctcgattttaaagtaccattgtattttgcatcaggagcaactgtgcgctaaaaacatgggcttgaaaaacgtcatgcaggatgtcgtcgccattgtcaacaatattcgctcaaaggccctctcacaccgtcaattcaaagctctgcttgatgagatggatgcccagtatggtgatgtattgtaccatcaggaggtgcggtggttgagccgtgggaaagttttgcggggtttctttgatctgcgcgaggaaataagagagtttcaagccatgaagacgaacaacatccaagtgcccacggacagtcactggcttgcagacctggcttttcttgtggacatcacagagctgctgaatatcctcCTCAAAAGGGAGAGACCAGATGATCACGCAGATGTATGACCATGTCAAAGCCTTCAAGCAAAAGTTCCAGCTGCTTAGCAGACATCTCTCAAAAGGtgagatctaactttaatattttattgaacataaaacaatgtattacgcttgttgtcacaaccatgctatcatagatatattgtttgtgatgcatgtatactttgtgttggtggaaaatagatgttctttttaaaaccactaaaccaggcattaaatccaaaacagtagttgtattgcttttcatagtctactgcagccataaacaaaacaaaatatatcccctgcccaccatttgattgatgattggtatttcatttcatttcatgaacaaccttgcatcttacattgctgcttttgtctttgtgtctgtattttcaggaaatttggcacatttccccagcctcagagaagttgggttgatggaggaagacacaccaaaatacctcaacattctcaacaatcttgaggtggagttcgaccatcgctttgaagattttcgtggaaatacaacagcatttgagctgtttgctcaacctttttctgtgaatgtggatgcagtcagtgaggagcttcaaatggaacttttggaacttcagtctgattcagacctccatagcaggttcagagagctttccttacaagatttttacaggtctattcccgcacacagatatggcaagatacgcaaacatgcccaggttatgttatccctctttggaagtacttatgtctgtgagcaggctttcagccttatgaatcttaacaagtccaaactgaggaatgctttatctgactctcacctacatgacattctcactttgtcagttagtcagcttgaacctgatattgagaggcttttaaaaaccaagaacaggcttcatgtttcccactgattggactactacaggcagaatatgtaggcctgccctaggcccccattgtgtcacctgggagtatggtaggcccaaggactggtaatgttccacacctgtccacaaatatttcatagtgcttcagttatttttttaatttaaagaagccagatcgatgttatgaaatgttattgacctaaatgtgaaaCACAGtaaacagtgcaattcatttttcaaaatgactttgtgatatagtgtttattttgcacacgtatgcttaacttacacacgtaatgtactgcactcatatatttaccgtacacttaatgtactgcaaaatgatcattttggccctcggccctcccctcacgttcaattttggccctctatcgggaagtatttgggcacccctgctctaagaGAACCCTCTTCAGGTTTTACAACAAGGCGTTTGCATGTGATTACACTCTCAAGAACAATACGTGGTGTTTCTTATTGTTGCTTggattaaatatttaacaatcaGTGCCTGTTTCATACAGTGTGCCTATAGAGCGCCACAGGGATCACGTATTTTTGTAGACCGACctggaagtaagctgcgcatgggttccctcgacaaaaaagcaaagcaatttctccataggattttggaatattgtaaaaaataagatcagtggaaaacaaacctgtttgataaatgcaaaaaaaaattcaGCCGgttaatctccacatgtctaccctacttttataatatttgaaGCATAAATATAATCGCCAGAAGcgaaatgctaacgttatgctataaacaaactaaatatgagtacagcagggtcgcaggacttcaacgtcacgccaacttaagatcgttCCAACTGACTTTCGTGTGCTTGCATATTTcaactgctgatgtatttaatgtcataGAAGAAAACGTGGTCCGTCTCTTAAacttgtgtcaaccacagaccttatttcgagctattttccaaaatcctatggagaaatcccattgactctgagacgaaGCAACCGGGatttgtaaaatgctaactcacttcagggttttaggactcattcctgctccaCTGTATTCTAGGAGGCTTCAATTCTAATGCATTGATTTCTTCAAACACAAGGAGCACTGCTGTCAATCTACAATCCTTTGATTCTGACCAATAATATTTTGAGCATTAAATGCATTCACACATTCAATTGTGACTTAGTGTGCCAAGTCATTTGGTGTAAACCCTCATTGCTGAAAATTTAAGGTTGAAATATTTGAGATGAATCACGGCTGCTGTATAGGTCACCTGGTACAGCTGGTGGCCCATGCCTTTGGACCCAGTTCCCGTGTGgaggacccaggttcgaatccggcctggaACCATCTAcgcatgtcatcccctctgtgtACCCCCTTCAACACTGTCACTCTGCACCTCCAAGGccgagaaagagagaggaaggagaaaatgatgaactacgtcaaaggttaaacacctaagcaaaatatcCCCTAACAATAACCTTTACAAAAACGATGCTTGTTTGTAGTGAGCAAGATTCAATGAGAGATATTGTGAAACATATAATTCTCTGGATAAATACACAATAAGTAATTTCACAAGAGATTGCCAGTTTAGTGATTCCCTTAGATGTCCGGGTCTTGGTTGGAAAATAGCCTGATCATAAGGGAGAGAACAGGGCACACAATGCATTACCGTATGGGGTCTTTTTCCCTGACTGCCCTCAAAGAGAGCAGCATTAACACTCACGTTTGGGGAtaaacttatatatatatatatatatatatatatacataaaaaagacTAGGTAACGTCAGCGTTAGTTCAGACTGTCTGCAATGTTATTATAAGGTGTATCTTAAAATATGAATGTCACAATGGTTCAAGAGATCATGTTAAGTAGATATTGCAATTTGGTTTGGTTAAACTCGAGTAAGTTATTGAAGTTGTTCAGTATTGAGGTAATTTAAGTTTTACTGCAAGAAGTCACTGTCGGTACCTTACACATGGTATTTTACATCTCTATTTATTTGTGATGATTTTTTCGTGAGTGGGTCCGGACAAGCTGTGAGTGAATgctgaaaataattaaacttgTCATCGCCTTTTCTTTAGAAGTGAATAACTTACTCTTATTCAAAGATCTAAGATGTTTTCTATGTAAACAAAAGGAGTATTCCTCTCAAATAATGttcacaaatgtgttaaaatcaGTGTTGCTGAGTCGAGAGAATGAATCCATTAATAGAATTACTAGATTATTACTAGATGCTGATAAGACAGCATGAATATTGCACAAGTGTGCCTTACGCTGGTCACAATAAAAGGCCACTCTTTTCATTTATCACACAGCATAATGCCACAGATATTGCAAGTTTTGAGGGAGCATGAAATTGGCATGCAGACTGCAGGAATGTCCACAATCTACTGTTACAAATTGAATGTTCATTTCTCTACCATAAAGCGTTTTCAAATGCGTTTTCTGAGGATTTGGTAGAACATCCAACCAGCCTCACAACCCCAGACCGCGTGATTGCtcacaattaaaaatgtaagctGTTCAAAGATTCAAAACCGTTCAAGTtgcagtttaaaatgaaatagaaacTGCATTTGAACCATGATATATAAAAGTAGGTGAACAGCCAGCTGAAGAAGAAAAGAGCAAAAACTaatgaaaacaacaatcaaCCTAACTATAGCACCAAGATCACAGCATGGTCCTCTCTGATGGGATGCAGTGTAGGATGGTGAGCAGAGGACCACATGCTATCACTTGGCCCTCTGTCTACCAGCAGGAAAGCTGGTGACATGTTTCCAAAGCTTAGTCATTGTGTGGGGCTGTGCTATGAAATGTgcttaataaaacatttgccCTGGGACATTAAGGAGAGGTTTTCCAGCTGCAGGACGTGTTACTTTAAACTCAGTTTGAGACACACCCGACCTGCCCAGCCTCCACATACCTGAGGAAACTGGCATCAGATGCAAATTCTTTCAAAACAATTGACAAAAAGGAAACCGAAATGATGGTGAAACATTCAAAGCTGCGTGTCTCCATAATTCACTTCAATGTAGATAACACCACACAGGATTCAACAACTACTGACACATTTAGGTAACTATGTGTTTGCAGTTTACTCATGATCTAATTCTTTGGTCCCATTTCTTTCAGGATTggtcaaaaagaaaatatttgaaatacataaaaggCCTATAATTTCATATTTCAGCGTCATCACTTGAGGTTAACATCATCGCTTCTCTCCACGGACACGGTTGCTGAGTGAAAGTGTTTTAATTAGATTTCTTTAAACTGATATAAATGTTGGATCAGTTTTAAGGTATAGAAAAATTAGACAAAAATGAAGGAAATTCATTCATATGGAAATAAATGTTCAACCAATGCTCTAATTTTGGATTGGACTTCAACCAAACACATAAATCTGTTCGCCCACAATTCACAACTTAAATTGTTCAAAGATTGAAAATAGTTGAAGTTGAAGATTAAAATGTCGACATAGaaataatttgaaatgtgttgaagtgTCAGCATTTCAAGTTGGTGTTAAAAGTTGAGTTGGAGTGTCCGCACTGAAAAGCAGATGAACCATGACAGCTAAAAGTAGGtgaaaaaagagagcaaaaaatgactgaaaaacaaaaagggataaGGGCGTGCAAGATGGGTTGATTTtttagcatttaca
The window above is part of the Eleginops maclovinus isolate JMC-PN-2008 ecotype Puerto Natales chromosome 16, JC_Emac_rtc_rv5, whole genome shotgun sequence genome. Proteins encoded here:
- the LOC134877805 gene encoding interferon-induced protein 44-like; this translates as MGGSESKTPPPAPFPKLLPQEWRKGPWGNKERELQIVKDYQPSTEDVQLRFMLYGAVGAGKSSFINSVESVLRGEICSRAGVDAMVRESYTTSYKAYKIQKGGPRTYYPFVFNDIMGLEKDTSKGVRVEDIKLAMRGHMKDGYKFNPISTLSEDNQHYKRDPSLNDRVHVLVCVIPGSIAGLEDDSVKKLREVRLAARDMGIPEIAILTKIDETCPEVGKDIMNVYKSKYLKKKIEEVSGTLGFPPSSIFPVKNYHSEIDTNDDIDTLILSALRRMIKSGEDFVNDL
- the LOC134877803 gene encoding general transcription factor II-I repeat domain-containing protein 2-like yields the protein MERSRLWHTDKRKLKKTWEQDYFFTEVDSNAVCLVCKQRVAVSKEYNIRRHYLTKHAAEFAKYTGEHCKVKLADLLTKLTTQQRTLLQPSTAQENATRASYRISNAIVRSGRAFAAGDFVKECLTIAAQDVCPNQMRVFSQISLSRNTVTRRVEDMAEDVRGQIAQRASHFSAFSIACDESTDMSDSAQLLVFLRGVNEDFEVCQELAGLETLKGTTKGVDIFMAVERVLDKNGLNWETLSGIMTDGAPAMVGKRAGLTALVSDKVSEFGGSILKYHCILHQEQLCAKNMGLKNVMQDVVAIVNNIRSKALSHRQFKALLDEMDAQYGDVLYHQEVRWLSRGKVLRGFFDLREEIREFQAMKTNNIQVPTDSHWLADLAFLVDITELLNILLKRERPDDHADV